In Thermodesulfovibrionales bacterium, the DNA window CTTCAGTCTGAACAGATCATGCTTCCTGACATCGTGGCGCTGCCCGTTCATATTGAGAAATGGGAAATGTTTCCCAGGAAGGCAGACCAGGAGAGGCATACCGTTGTTGCAAGGGTGTTATCTAGACATGACGATACTGTCGATGCAGAGGTTGTTGCGATCGATGGCGGGGGCACCGTTGTCGAGAAGTTGGAGGGATATAGGATGAAGGTAGTCGAGACCGTGGCGAACGCTCCGCGAGTAGATGACCTTAAAGCGCCGGATGAGTGGGACGAGGCGCGCATAACCAGCAGAGTCCGGTATTTGTGTCAACAGTATGACGCGGTGGCCCCCGTGATTTCCGTCAGACATCATTCTCACATTCACAATATGGCGAGAGAAGAGCGAAGGGCTGTCGAAAGAGAACTCTTCGAAAAAGCATATAGGAAGCTCAACGACATTGGCGAAAGTCTTCCTCGTGAAATGAGCCTATTATGGAACGAGGGAGGCGGTCCCTCTGTCAGGGAAACCGAGGCTGTCGGCGTTTCCTTCAGCCACGATGACAGACTTTTCCTCTGTGTTGTGGGTTCTGGGGAACAGGGATGCGACGTTGAAGTGCTATCGCACCGTAGCGACGGGGAGTGGCGAGAATTGCTCGGACGAACGAGGGAACCTCTCTTAATAACGGTAGCGGGCATGGACACGTCGCTGGACAGGTCAGGAACCCGAATCTGGTCCGCTCTGGAGGCACTTCGGAAGGCCACGAACATGAAAGAACATGACCTAGAAGTTGATGGACAGATAGAAGATTGCCTGATCTTCAAGGGGAGGAATCTGAACATTCTGACTTTTCCTATCAAGCTCCTGAGAGGCTCAGAAAGAATGGTGGCCGTTGTGGTCGCAAGACGACCATTTCTTGGAAGTCAAGAACCGGCTAGGGGAGAGCGGTACGGATATAGGGAAGGCGTTGAGTGGAGGACACTCATCGACGGAGGTCCACAACGGCAGAGGCTGTTTACGTATCGTTTCCCCCTGGCTTTAACTGACAGCTCGACAATAGGCGGGGGGATCTACTTTGCCAATTATGCTCACTGGCTTGGGAAGGTGAGGGAAATGGCCTTAAAGCCAATCGGCAAGTACATCACCGATGAGTTTCTTGATGGCCATTTTATGGCTACCAATTTCACACAGATAGAGATATCAGGACATGTCGGAAACCATGAAGACCTGGAGGCACGGGCCTGGATACAAGACATTTTCGGCGTGGGTGATTCATCGTTGCTCATCAACTTCGAGTGGCACAAACTCCGGACAGACGGAACCACGATGTCGGTAGCTCTTGGCAGGCAACAGGTTTCCTGGATCAAGACCATTGGTCAGGGTGTCGCTGAGGTTGCCAAGTGTCCGGAGCCCTTCATGGATTTCCTCAAGGAGAACCATATGCTACCGAAGGGAAAGGGCAACAACTGTATGGAGGAATTATCGGGGAGCGGAACTCTATTAGTAACAGACCTGGGGCCGGTTTTTTACGAAGGAGATATCCTCGCTGAGTCTTCTGCACTCGATAAAACTGTAATTGACACTTCCATGGAGCATTCCAACCTTGCTCAGAATATCTACTTCTCCAATTATTTCAGGTGGCAGGGGCATGTGCGAGACAGATATCTATTCAAGCTCTCTCCTGAACAATACAGAACCATGGGATCACGCGGACAATTTGCATGTCTTCGCGCTGAGGTCAGGCATCTACGGGAGGCGATGCCTTTTGACCGCATTTTTGTCACCATGAAGTTGAGGCGACTCTATGAGTGTGGTCTCGATCTGTATTTTGAATATTTCAGAGTTGACCCTGAAGCGCATAAAGTGAAACTTGCATATGGCAATCACACCTTGGCCTGGGTGGCGATCGATAAAGCAGATAAGTATATTCCGCAAAAGCTCCCTACAGTGTACGGAGAAAAAATTGTTAGCAGAGATCTATATAACACGCCGTTACGCTAAACACTGACGTGCATAACTATCATGCAAAGTATGAGGCTGGAGAGAGCATTAAAGGCTAAGTAAAGTTTGTGACTGAAAGAGCCGATAAGTATATATGCAACAAGAGAACGTTCTGTGTTGAAGGCAGAGCGGATGAGCATAGCAGAAATGTTACCACCGCTGACTTTCTCCTCTGAAGAAGGAAGATATTTTGAGGACCGGCTTGGTTGAACAAATACTAGATATTAGAAATTACACGCTTTCTGTCTATTCCCTCCCCTTATTTTTTGTGAGCATGGCCGTGACAGGAATGGGAGTATACGTGTTGCTTAGAGTGCATGTCTCCCGTCACGGCTTCAAATTCTCCCTGTTTACATCAGTCTTAAGCGGCTGGCTGATATCAGTCGGGCTTGCGTATTGCAGTCGCTATGCGGATATGTCTTTATTTTGGCTCAAAGTTGCCAACTCCTTTGTCATATTGATCCCGGTAACAAATTTTTCTTTTGTTACAGCTATCGCGCAGCGTGAGGAGAATACTCGATTGTTCAAGAATGTGGCATATGTCGTATCTTTCCTCTTTATTCTTGCCACGTTCCTTACGAGTTTACTCGTTACAGGCGAGAAAGAGTTCTTTTGGGGAAGATACATGCAGTATGGCACGTTGGGCATCGCCTTTATTCTATTCTTTGTGCTTGTAGTTATTCGAGTCTTTCTTGTCTTCTGGAGTGCCTACAAAGATGCAAGCACTGACCGTAATAGGCAAAGGTTGAAGGGCCTGATGTTCGGATTCTCCTTGGGCTACCTTGCATGCGTTGATTTTGTAGCGGCCCTCGGAATCAGCTTATATCCTTTCGGGTATCTTCCCATAGCCGTGTTCCTTGCGATCATAACATATGTAATCACAAGGTATCAGCTTGTAGATATTACACCAGAGACAGCTGCCAGTCAAATACTGAAGACCATGCAGGGTGCACTGATTGTCGTGGATGCCGAGGACAGGATCCGTGTCGTGAATAACGCTGCATGTATCATGTTCGGCCTCGAAGAAGAGGAGATGCTCAACAATAGGCTCTCGGAGGTACTACGCCTCCCTTCCCAGCTCTGCGACCATACCCTTTTAGCGCAGAGGTCTGTAAGGGACTTTGAATTATCCATCTTCGATAAGGAAGGAAAGAAGGTTTTCCTGAGTGTTTCTGCGTCGGTGTTGGCGACGGCTAACGATGTGCCTAGTGCAATCGTATACGTTGCCGTGGACATCACGAAGCACAAGGAACTCGAGGCTGCATTGGCAAAGGCGAAGGGGGAGGCTGAAACCCTGGTCCGCGAACGCACGGCAGAGCTCTGGGAAACGGTGAGCAGCCTGAGGAACGAGATCGAGGAGAGGGCCCGTATGGAGCTTGCGCTGAAGAAGGCTGCTGAGGAGTGGCGGAGCACCTTCGACTCGACCAAAGATGTCATCATCATGCTGAACAGCGAGTTCGAGGTCCTCAAGGCGAACAGGGCCGCCGGCGACGTGCTGGGGCTGTCTCTTCCTGACGTGATCGGCGCTCCTCTGGCCGACTCAAAGGGCATGGGCGGCGTCTTTAAGGGCACTGACATCTTCCCTGCGCTCAGACAGGCCAAACATCGTATAGAGCGGGAGATTTACCTCGACGACAAGCAACTGTGGCTTGATTTGACGGCTGACCCGATATTCAGCAGCAGCGGACAATTCTCCGGCGCTGTGCTCATTGGAAGGGATGTGAGCGATGTGAAGCGGGCTGAGGAAGAGCACAAGAACCTCCAGGCTCAGCTCATGCAGATTCAGAAAATGGAGTCCATAGGACGTTTGACAGGCGGCATCGCCCATGATTTTAACAACGTTCTTTCGGCGATTCTCGGGTATGCTGAATTGACCATGTATAAACTCGATGAGAATCACCCTGCGCGAGACAGCGTGAAGATTATCATTGACTCAGGGGAAAGGGCGGCGGCCCTCATTCATCAGTTGTTGGCATTCAGCAGGAAGCAGGTCCTCGAAATGACGGTTGTGAATGTCGAGGAGACCATTGAGCATATGATGAAGATGCTCGCACGGGTGATCGGCGAGGATATCAGGCTCGTCGTGCAGAATCACTCGCCCCTGAAAAGCGTTATGGCTGATAACGGGCAGTTGCAGCAGGTGGTTATGAACCTGGTCGTGAATGCCCGGGACGCAATGCCCTCAGGGGGTACCCTTACGATCGAAACGCAGGCCGTGACCCTCGACGAGAAATATACACGCTATCACGAGGGGCTCAAGCCGGGCTCCTATGTCATGTTGGCGGTAAAGGATACGGGCCACGGCATGACTCCGGAAGTCCGCAAGAAGATCTTTGAGCCCTTTTTCACGACAAAGCCTGTGGGCAAGGGAACGGGTCTCGGCCTGGCCACGGTCTATGGTATTGTGAAGCAGCATAGCGGGTATATCATGGTCGACAGCGTACTCGGACGCGGAAGCACATTCAAAATCTTTCTCCCCGTCGTCGACGAGAAAGAACGGATGGTCCTGATTCAGAAGGAAACGGGTTTCTCCCACGGGTCAGAGACGATCCTCGTCGTCGATGATGAACCGTCCCTTCGGAACCTCGTCAGAAAAGCCCTCTCGCCCGTAGGGTATCGTGTTCTTGAGGCATCCAGTGCCGAGGACGCCCTCGCGATTTGCGGCACGCTGTCGGATAAGATTGACCTGCTCCTCACCGATGTCATCATGCCCGGAATGGACGGCAAACGCCTAGCCAAGATGGTCCATGAAAGCCGTCCCGAGACAAAGGTTATCTTCATTTCCGGCTATACCGATGATATCCTGGCGGAGCACGGTATCCTAGAGCCGGGTGTAGTATATGTCAAGAAACCCATAACGCCGACAAAGCTCTCGAAAAAGGTGAGAGAAGTGCTCGATGAGCCTGTCCTCCGTTGACGCTGGCGGAAAGGTTACTGTAGAGATTTACTCTCGAGCGTCTGCGCGGAGAGATATTATGTCTCAGCCGTGACCTCATGATTCCCTTTCAGGGCCTGCTCTGACCATCTCGTAGGAAAAACCAGGCGAAATGTTGTCCCTTCCGTTAATCTGCTCTCGACATGGATGGTACCCTTATGTTCTTCAACGATCTGTTTCACGAGGGGCAGGCCCATGCCTATCCGGTGCCTCTTCGTGCTGTAAAAGAGGCTGAATATCTTCGGCAAGTCTTCCCTGGGAATCCCCCCGCCTGAGTCTGCAACACTGAGGGACACATGGTCCTGATCAGCAACCGTCGTGATCGTTATGGTGCCTCCCGGCGGGGTAGCTTCTATCGCATTTTTCAGGATATGGAGAATGACAACCCTGAGGAGCTGTCTGTTCGCCACAAACCATGCGGGAGATTCGGAAAGCTTCAAGGAAAGGTTGATCTCCTTTGCCTGTCTTGCCCCCTCTATGAGCGGGAGAACGCTCCCGATGATCTCGTTCATGTCTTCGCCCCGGAACATGACCCGTTTACTCTTCATGATCGTCTCATAATCCCTGACGATGCTGTCCAGCTTCTGGGCCTCGGTAATGAGATCACTCATCTTTTCCCTGAGGGGCTCAGAGAGCGCCTCTTTTTTCATGATCCTGCTGAACGTGCCTGCTATCACCGTCGCCGGATTTCTGATGCGGTCGGCAACGCTGAGGGCTATGAGGTTCATGGTCCTCTCCGTAATGATGGATTCCATGTCCTGATTGAGATTCATGAGTTCAAGGTTGATCTCTTCGATCCTCTGTTTGTCGGCATCGATCTGGTTGTAAAGGGAGGTGAACCTGCTGTTGATGATGGCGAGGATGACGATTCCGAAGATCACATAGATTGCGATGAAGACCGCCACTGCTTTTCGCGCATGCGCAAGCGGGAGTCCAATGGGTATGTAGACAAAGGCGGCATCAGCCAGTTCACCGACCTTCATATGGAAACCCGCTGTAGTGCCGTATCTCTCCAGTAATTCCTTCGGCGCCCTCGACGGGTCCCCGTGGCATAGGAGGCAATCGGCGCTGAAGCGTTCGCCGGGCCGGGCGATGACATAGTATTCCCCTTCAGGTTTTGCCCTGAGCCCACTCCATTCCTGAAGACTGCTGTCCCGAACAAAGATTTCGATGGTCTCCCTTTCAAATGAATCAGCGGCGTTTGCCGGATTCTTCGGTTTCAGAGATGCATCCTTGTAGACATACCCCGGTAGCTCCTTTTGCACCCTTCGGGCGACATCTTCTGCAATAAAAGACCTGGACATGCCCTGGACGATAAACCTCCCCGGCAATTCACGGTAAAATATCGGCCTCAGTTCTTCTGCGACATAATGCCTTACGGCACTCATGGTTGTAAGGCGGAGTTCCCCCAGTTCGCGGGCCTCTCTGACGGCCTTCTGTTTTAAAAAGACGTAGGTAATGCCTGACATGATCGGAAGCGCTATGACATGGAGCAGGATGAGCATAACGGCGAATCTCTTTTTGGGGCTGAGATCTTTGAGCATACTATTCGACCGAGGACGGATGTTTTCGTGCGACCCTTTTTGCCTTCTTTCTTCGGTAACTCATGATGTGCCATTTCCTGAAGATCCGTTCCAATCTGTCCCGGTAAACCATGGCGATGAGAACGACAACGATCGCAACGCCGGTAAGTCCGAAGAACCTTGCGTACTGGTGGTGCCGTATGTATGACCCGCCGAGGGTAAGGAGGATCGTGCCGAAGAGCCTTCCCGTTCCCCCGATCACGAGGAATTCCATTGTCGTAAGATGTCCGAGCCCCAGGATGTAGCAGAGATAGTCTTTCGGAAACCCCGGTATGAGAAAAAGGAGGAAGACCAGGAACGCACCTTTGTGATGGAGGAGGTAATCGTATTTGCTCATCGTCCTCCTGTCGACAAACTTCTCGACAAAGGGCCTGCCGAAGAACCGTGAAAGGACAAAGGCTATATAAGAGCCTATGGTCAACCCGATGGTAGAGAGAAAAACTCCGAGCACGGGGCCATAGAGAAATCCTCCCAATAGTCCCGTGACCTCCCCGGGTATGGGTGCTGCGACCACCTGCGTGACCTGGAGGAGTATGAAACCGATGAAGGACCATGGCCCCAGGGAATCGAGGAAGGCGAGTATCCTCTTCTTGTCAGTGAAGAAATGGATCAGCCCGGTGGCGCTGACAATCGCCGTGGAGAGGCCTATGATAAGCAGGAGCGCCAGGAGACTCAGCCATACCTTGTTCTCTATCTGGACTTCTTTTCTTAAGGCAGATTTGTATATGTACCAGCAGACAAGAACTCCGATGACAGCTCCGGCAGTTCCACAGGAAACAATCATCAGACCGAATTCTTTTGACGTTATTCCGTCGGCGAACCACTGAGTTATTGTCGGGGCCACAGTCACCGGTCTGAAAAGATAGGAGAGTCCGAAGCCAAGCACGGCGCCAAGAACGGGACCTGCCAGGAGGACCGCTGCTGTAATACCCTTCTTCCTGATTACCGTTTCCTCCTAAGTATGATACTCCTTACATCGGGCTTTTGACAGTTCATTGCACTTGCAGGAGAGCCGCAGCGGTCCACCGGTCTTCGTGAAAGATCCTCTTCCTGTACTATCCCGGCTACCCTTTCTTTTCGGTTCTTTCGAGCAATGGTTTGATCAGGTCGATCGGCACGGGGAATATGATCGTCGAATTCTTCTCGGTCGCAATTTCGGTCAGGGTCCCAAGGTACCTCAACTGCATCGCCATCGGTTGTGAAGCAATGATCTGAGCAGCGTCAGCGAGCTTCTGGGAAGCCTGGAATTCTCCGTCGGCATGGATGACCTTCGCCCTCCGTTCCCTCTCTGCCTCAGCCTGCTTTGCAATGGCACGCTGCATTTCTGCGGGAAGATCAACATTCTTTACTTCTACGGTGGACACCTTAATCCCCCAGGGTTCGGTCTGGAAGTCTATGACCTTCTGGAGCTCCGCATTCAAGTCGTCCCTCTTGGTAAGAAGATCGTCAAGTTGGCTCTGTCCAAGGATCGACCTCAACGTGGTCTGGGCAATCTGTGACGTTGCATAGAAGAAGTCTTCAACGGCGGTGATGGCTTTGATAGGGTCGATAACCCTGAAATAGACAACGGCGTTCACCTTGACCGTGATGTTGTCCTTCGTAATGATATCCTGGGCAGGCACATCGAAGGTCACCGTCCTCAGGCTGACCCTTACGAGTTTGTCAATAATCGGCCAGATGATGACGAGACCGGGCCCTTTGACCGGTATGATCCTCCCGAGTCTGAACACAACTCCCCTTTCATATTCCTTGAGGATTTTGATCGCACTGGAGAGAAAGTAAAACACAAGGAAGAGAAGAAAGAGGAACCCCATGAACGACGGCGCTATAATTGGCATATTACCCTCCTGATTTCCTGACCTTTATCTTCAACTCTGAAACAGAGTCGACTATTACTTTAGCATTTTTGGGTATAACATCGTCGGAAAAGGCGGTCCATAATTCACCATGAACAGAGACCATTCCTCCTCCGTCCTTTGTTATTTCCGTCTTCGCCAGGCCTTCGGTACCGACAAGTCCCTCGACGCCGGTTACGGGCTTTCTCCGGTAAGCTTTCAGGGCAAGACCGAAGGTGAGAGAGAAGAAGAGGGTGGTTATGAGCACTGCGGGAAGAATGAGATAGAGGGATACCCGGAGAAAGGGCCCGGCTGACTCAAAGAGCATGAGAGACCCTATGATCATCGATATCACCCCGCCGATCGTCAGGACCCCATGGGAGACGATCTTCACCTCAAGGATAAAGAGGATGAGGGCGAAGATGATGAGGAGTACACCCGCATAATTGACCGGCAGTGTCTGGAAGGCATAGAAGGCGAGAATAAGACAGATCCCTCCCATGACGCCGGGAAATACGGCGCCGGGGTTTGTGAGCTCGAAGAAGAGGCCATAGAAACCGAGGAGCATGAGGATATACGCCACATTCGGATCGCTTATGAGGTTCAGTATCTTCAGTCTCAGACTCAGCTCTTCTCTGGTGACGATTGCATCTTTTGTTTTGAGCACCTTCTCTCCGAAGGCGGTCTGGACCTTCCTGCCGTCAAGGTCAACGAGGAGCGTGTTCACATCGTGCGTGACCAGGTCTATGACATGCTCTTTCAGGGCATCGGTCTCGGTGGCTGATATGCTCTTTCTCACGGCCTCCTCGGCCCATGTTGCATTTCTCCCCCTTTTCTCTGCGAGGGATTTTATGTACGCAGCAGCATCGTTTGTTGCCTTGTCGGCAATGGTCTTGTCCATCTTTTCACCGATGGCCACGGGGTGGGCTGCGCCGATATTTGTGCCGGGCGCCATTGCAGCGATGTGAGCTGCAAGGGTGATGAAGACGCCCGCAGAGGCAGCCCGTGCCCCGCTCGGCGCCACAAAGACGACAACAGGGACTTCGCTCGATACGATATCTTTCACCGTGCTTCTCATGGACGTATCGAGTCCTCCTGGTGTGTCGAGTTCAATGACGAGTGCCTCGGCCTTCTTCTTGTTTGCCTTCTGAATGCTTTTTCCGATATATTCGGCAGAGACAGGGTTGATGGCGCCGTTTACGGTTATGACGATCACCTCTTTCTGGTTTTCCTTCGAAAAAAGCGGGGATACGGGGATCATTGCAGAGACGAGAATTACCAAAAGAACCGTCTTTCGGAGCATGATCAATTATACCACACTCACTGAGAGGGAGCGCCCAAGAGCTCTTTCATGACAAAGGCATTCTTCACGGCAAAGCCGAGATGACAGTTATTAAACATGACGAAGGTCGACTTTGCGTTCTTAGAGACGCTGAGAATAGGAGATACGAAGGTCTTTAATTCATCTTCTGAATACTGGTATGCAAACCTGAGGGAGGTCTCGATGCCCTTTTTCATCCAGTTCTCCCTGTTCCTGCCGTGAAACCTGAAGTATGCCACGTCACCCGTGGCCTGAGGAACGAAAGGGATGGTGGAGAGATCGCTGAATTGAGGTTCATCGGCAGTAACGTAAGTGATTTGGTTCTTTTCCAGGAAGTCGAAAACCTCCTTCGCTCTGTCTGACCGGAGCCAGCTGCCATGCCTGAATTCGACGGCAACAGGCAGGCCCGCCATGAGGTCCCTGCAATTGAGAATATAGTCGAGGCGCGACGGCTTAAACTGAAACCACGGAGGGAACTGAAAGAGGAGGAGACCGAGCTTCTCTTTCTTTACGAGAGGGTCAAGGGCCTCCCTGAAGCTTTGGGCAACGGTCCTCAGGAGCGACCGTTCCCTTATATAAACGTGCTTCCGGTCGCGGTCTGCTGCCGGGATAGCCGCCCGGATTCCCGGAGGTAAAGTCTTTGGATCGATCCCATGGCCGGTCAGGGCGCCGTATGCCTTGATGTGGAAGACAAAGCCATCAGGCGTTCGTTCGGCCCACAGGGACGCATTCTTTATATCGGGAATCGCATAATACGTCGAATCGACCTCCACGGTGCTGAAGTGCGAAGCGTAGTATCTCAGGCGGGCCTCCGACGTCCTCGCCTCTTTGGGATAGAACTCACCGCTCTCGATGAGCGTCTTTTCGGTCCACGAACACAGGCCTACGGAAATCATCTGTTATGAGAGCCTCGAAAAGGGAGGGCGTTACTTATAGAAATCCATGATCCTTTGGAGCAATGCCCTCTTGTCAAGGAGAGGCGCTGCCTCTTCCGTTTCTTTACCGGGAATCCTCTTTGCATCGGGATGTGCCGTGTCCCTGAAGTCCAATTTTGACAATACGTTCGGTACATCAACGAATCTCGACATCTTGTTGAACTGAGTGATGCCCCCCCTCGTGCCCTCGTGATGGAGGGTCAGAAAGAGCCTGCTCTTCGCCCTCGTGACGGCGACATAAAAGAGTCGCTGCTCCTCCTCGACGTCATCCTCATTGTCCAGGGAAAAGGTTACAGGGAGCACTCCGTCCACGAGACCCATGACGAATACGGCATCCCATTCGAGCCCCTTTGCCGAATGTATCGTCGAAAGTACAAAGGGTTTCTCCTCTTCCTTTGTCTCGGGCTCGATCCTCCAGACGCCCCGTTCGGGCGGCTCTATTGTGAAGTCCTCCAGGAGATCCTCCAGCGAGTCATACCGCATGGCGATCTGCCTGAGGGCCTCGAGATCATTGATCCTCATATGCCAGTCATCATAACGGTCTTTCAGGATAGGGAGGTAATATGCCAGGCCGACCTCAAACATTTCCCCGACCTCTCTCCCCTCTCCGGACATGGCCCCGAGTGCAGTCACGAGCCTCGCGAGCCCTTCGGAAAAGGGACGGCCTTGCGTATAGTTCGCGAAGACCTTCTTTAGCATCTCCTGCAACGAAGAGAAGCCCCCACATTCATCGGTCATCCTTCCGGCTGTCTTCGGACCTATCCTTTCGACGAGCATCAGGATTCTGTTCCAGGCGAGTTCATCTTTCGGGTTCGCGATTACCTTAAGATGAGAGATCATATCCTTGACATGGGCCGTCTCATAGAACTTGAGCCCCCCATACGTCTCATAGGGGATATTCCTTTTGCTCAATTCCGACTGAAGGGGGATTGAGAGGTAGAGCGAGCGGAACAACACACACTGATGGCTTAACGGCAGACCCTCGTCGAGCTGTCTCTTGATCCTGTCGGCCACCCATTCAGCCTCTTCATAGGCGTCTTTAAAGAAGAGGAGCTGCGGTCTCTGTCCGGTCTGTTTCTTCGCCGAAATAAGACACTTTGAATACTTGTTCTTCATGTTTTCGAGGACGGCATTCGCCACATCGAGGATCGACTGCGAGCTGCGGTAGTTCTCTTCGAGCTTGATAATCGTGCATTCGGGAAATCTCTTCGGGA includes these proteins:
- a CDS encoding DUF3365 domain-containing protein, encoding MLKDLSPKKRFAVMLILLHVIALPIMSGITYVFLKQKAVREARELGELRLTTMSAVRHYVAEELRPIFYRELPGRFIVQGMSRSFIAEDVARRVQKELPGYVYKDASLKPKNPANAADSFERETIEIFVRDSSLQEWSGLRAKPEGEYYVIARPGERFSADCLLCHGDPSRAPKELLERYGTTAGFHMKVGELADAAFVYIPIGLPLAHARKAVAVFIAIYVIFGIVILAIINSRFTSLYNQIDADKQRIEEINLELMNLNQDMESIITERTMNLIALSVADRIRNPATVIAGTFSRIMKKEALSEPLREKMSDLITEAQKLDSIVRDYETIMKSKRVMFRGEDMNEIIGSVLPLIEGARQAKEINLSLKLSESPAWFVANRQLLRVVILHILKNAIEATPPGGTITITTVADQDHVSLSVADSGGGIPREDLPKIFSLFYSTKRHRIGMGLPLVKQIVEEHKGTIHVESRLTEGTTFRLVFPTRWSEQALKGNHEVTAET
- a CDS encoding TVP38/TMEM64 family protein translates to MLGFGLSYLFRPVTVAPTITQWFADGITSKEFGLMIVSCGTAGAVIGVLVCWYIYKSALRKEVQIENKVWLSLLALLLIIGLSTAIVSATGLIHFFTDKKRILAFLDSLGPWSFIGFILLQVTQVVAAPIPGEVTGLLGGFLYGPVLGVFLSTIGLTIGSYIAFVLSRFFGRPFVEKFVDRRTMSKYDYLLHHKGAFLVFLLFLIPGFPKDYLCYILGLGHLTTMEFLVIGGTGRLFGTILLTLGGSYIRHHQYARFFGLTGVAIVVVLIAMVYRDRLERIFRKWHIMSYRRKKAKRVARKHPSSVE
- a CDS encoding polyketide synthase dehydratase domain-containing protein, yielding AMAQAVFFVSGTGPVDHLRLEDVRLNYPIAVDADGSVEARIRAVVEEMPPGGQDIRVKAGIMVDQTGFSKNHFEAVFVLGGPKTFERYDGKLPETRLDIVPREDLYGHMLFQGSLFQRITGVRSLDDRECIFDSETAPTVNGQNRLSGKFAIGDPFFRDTLLQSEQIMLPDIVALPVHIEKWEMFPRKADQERHTVVARVLSRHDDTVDAEVVAIDGGGTVVEKLEGYRMKVVETVANAPRVDDLKAPDEWDEARITSRVRYLCQQYDAVAPVISVRHHSHIHNMAREERRAVERELFEKAYRKLNDIGESLPREMSLLWNEGGGPSVRETEAVGVSFSHDDRLFLCVVGSGEQGCDVEVLSHRSDGEWRELLGRTREPLLITVAGMDTSLDRSGTRIWSALEALRKATNMKEHDLEVDGQIEDCLIFKGRNLNILTFPIKLLRGSERMVAVVVARRPFLGSQEPARGERYGYREGVEWRTLIDGGPQRQRLFTYRFPLALTDSSTIGGGIYFANYAHWLGKVREMALKPIGKYITDEFLDGHFMATNFTQIEISGHVGNHEDLEARAWIQDIFGVGDSSLLINFEWHKLRTDGTTMSVALGRQQVSWIKTIGQGVAEVAKCPEPFMDFLKENHMLPKGKGNNCMEELSGSGTLLVTDLGPVFYEGDILAESSALDKTVIDTSMEHSNLAQNIYFSNYFRWQGHVRDRYLFKLSPEQYRTMGSRGQFACLRAEVRHLREAMPFDRIFVTMKLRRLYECGLDLYFEYFRVDPEAHKVKLAYGNHTLAWVAIDKADKYIPQKLPTVYGEKIVSRDLYNTPLR
- a CDS encoding DUF72 domain-containing protein; this translates as MISVGLCSWTEKTLIESGEFYPKEARTSEARLRYYASHFSTVEVDSTYYAIPDIKNASLWAERTPDGFVFHIKAYGALTGHGIDPKTLPPGIRAAIPAADRDRKHVYIRERSLLRTVAQSFREALDPLVKKEKLGLLLFQFPPWFQFKPSRLDYILNCRDLMAGLPVAVEFRHGSWLRSDRAKEVFDFLEKNQITYVTADEPQFSDLSTIPFVPQATGDVAYFRFHGRNRENWMKKGIETSLRFAYQYSEDELKTFVSPILSVSKNAKSTFVMFNNCHLGFAVKNAFVMKELLGAPSQ
- a CDS encoding PAS domain S-box protein: MSMAVTGMGVYVLLRVHVSRHGFKFSLFTSVLSGWLISVGLAYCSRYADMSLFWLKVANSFVILIPVTNFSFVTAIAQREENTRLFKNVAYVVSFLFILATFLTSLLVTGEKEFFWGRYMQYGTLGIAFILFFVLVVIRVFLVFWSAYKDASTDRNRQRLKGLMFGFSLGYLACVDFVAALGISLYPFGYLPIAVFLAIITYVITRYQLVDITPETAASQILKTMQGALIVVDAEDRIRVVNNAACIMFGLEEEEMLNNRLSEVLRLPSQLCDHTLLAQRSVRDFELSIFDKEGKKVFLSVSASVLATANDVPSAIVYVAVDITKHKELEAALAKAKGEAETLVRERTAELWETVSSLRNEIEERARMELALKKAAEEWRSTFDSTKDVIIMLNSEFEVLKANRAAGDVLGLSLPDVIGAPLADSKGMGGVFKGTDIFPALRQAKHRIEREIYLDDKQLWLDLTADPIFSSSGQFSGAVLIGRDVSDVKRAEEEHKNLQAQLMQIQKMESIGRLTGGIAHDFNNVLSAILGYAELTMYKLDENHPARDSVKIIIDSGERAAALIHQLLAFSRKQVLEMTVVNVEETIEHMMKMLARVIGEDIRLVVQNHSPLKSVMADNGQLQQVVMNLVVNARDAMPSGGTLTIETQAVTLDEKYTRYHEGLKPGSYVMLAVKDTGHGMTPEVRKKIFEPFFTTKPVGKGTGLGLATVYGIVKQHSGYIMVDSVLGRGSTFKIFLPVVDEKERMVLIQKETGFSHGSETILVVDDEPSLRNLVRKALSPVGYRVLEASSAEDALAICGTLSDKIDLLLTDVIMPGMDGKRLAKMVHESRPETKVIFISGYTDDILAEHGILEPGVVYVKKPITPTKLSKKVREVLDEPVLR
- a CDS encoding slipin family protein, whose translation is MPIIAPSFMGFLFLLFLVFYFLSSAIKILKEYERGVVFRLGRIIPVKGPGLVIIWPIIDKLVRVSLRTVTFDVPAQDIITKDNITVKVNAVVYFRVIDPIKAITAVEDFFYATSQIAQTTLRSILGQSQLDDLLTKRDDLNAELQKVIDFQTEPWGIKVSTVEVKNVDLPAEMQRAIAKQAEAERERRAKVIHADGEFQASQKLADAAQIIASQPMAMQLRYLGTLTEIATEKNSTIIFPVPIDLIKPLLERTEKKG
- a CDS encoding nodulation protein NfeD, producing MLRKTVLLVILVSAMIPVSPLFSKENQKEVIVITVNGAINPVSAEYIGKSIQKANKKKAEALVIELDTPGGLDTSMRSTVKDIVSSEVPVVVFVAPSGARAASAGVFITLAAHIAAMAPGTNIGAAHPVAIGEKMDKTIADKATNDAAAYIKSLAEKRGRNATWAEEAVRKSISATETDALKEHVIDLVTHDVNTLLVDLDGRKVQTAFGEKVLKTKDAIVTREELSLRLKILNLISDPNVAYILMLLGFYGLFFELTNPGAVFPGVMGGICLILAFYAFQTLPVNYAGVLLIIFALILFILEVKIVSHGVLTIGGVISMIIGSLMLFESAGPFLRVSLYLILPAVLITTLFFSLTFGLALKAYRRKPVTGVEGLVGTEGLAKTEITKDGGGMVSVHGELWTAFSDDVIPKNAKVIVDSVSELKIKVRKSGG